One segment of bacterium DNA contains the following:
- a CDS encoding DUF2064 domain-containing protein translates to MPLNPSSPTVILFSRSPKDESAKSRLRKTLPDYFINQLHYAFVFDSVTVLKEIMQQATVTCSWDVNSEPELDSLIDLLPDADHCVQVGASFADKLTHALRAERDKKLGALIVIGSDCPLLSPDILLEAIEATLSGNLVIGPAPQGGFYLLGLPPKSEVRDFREILSHSLEVLSLREAYKSLPLYTLPYLYDIDLEEDLVSLIAELRLREEMENELTGKSWIPAATRNLLQNVQINTEQDTRDKKLVVE, encoded by the coding sequence ATGCCCTTAAACCCCTCCTCCCCCACAGTTATTCTGTTCTCTCGTTCACCAAAAGATGAGTCGGCAAAATCTCGACTGCGAAAAACTTTACCCGATTACTTCATAAACCAACTTCACTACGCCTTTGTCTTCGATAGCGTAACGGTGCTGAAAGAAATTATGCAACAGGCAACTGTGACCTGTAGTTGGGATGTCAACAGCGAACCAGAGTTAGATTCTCTCATCGATCTCTTGCCTGACGCTGATCATTGCGTACAAGTGGGGGCTTCATTTGCAGACAAGTTAACTCATGCGCTAAGAGCTGAACGAGATAAGAAACTCGGAGCTCTAATCGTTATCGGCTCTGATTGTCCTCTCCTTAGTCCAGATATTCTCTTGGAAGCAATCGAAGCTACCCTATCAGGGAATCTCGTCATTGGCCCTGCTCCTCAGGGTGGATTCTATCTCCTCGGGCTACCCCCAAAATCTGAAGTTCGAGACTTTCGTGAGATTCTCTCTCATTCACTGGAGGTATTATCCTTAAGAGAGGCCTACAAGAGTTTGCCCCTGTACACCCTTCCCTATCTGTACGACATCGACCTTGAGGAGGATCTCGTTTCTTTGATTGCCGAACTCCGTCTCAGAGAAGAAATGGAAAACGAATTGACAGGGAAGAGTTGGATTCCTGCAGCGACCAGAAATCTCTTACAGAATGTCCAGATAAACACCGAGCAAGATACTCGCGACAAAAAATTAGTGGTCGAGTAA